One Paracoccus sp. TOH DNA segment encodes these proteins:
- the mdoH gene encoding glucans biosynthesis glucosyltransferase MdoH, which translates to MSDVTDIRSQPGARPASRAESLPLSADEEWEALDLPRAEAPATPPEAPLDMPEQDFRARPPMGPDSGWPSIGTIAARLVAFGGAAAIGWFGWKQMVLAFGTSMTFLQSVLLVLFALTFSWVGFSFASMVSGLFARRLRTPTGPNAARIAVIMPVYNEDAATTTGLLAALARDLYRVGLGDRAEIFVLSDSREPGAVLEEMAAISRLRDISPVPVWYRRRRSNKGRKAGNVADFVTRWGGRYEQMVVLDADSVVGAATIKALSARMNADPAIGLIQTMPMLVGGQTIFARLTQFAGRIYGPAIARGVAAWSGNSGNFWGHNAMIRVSAFAQCCGLPELSGKPPFGGTVLSHDFVEAALLRRAGWKVRLDHDLRQSFEGCPPTLLDMAVRERRWAQGNLQHARLIFSRGFAWISRVHFVIGILGFLMSPIWLAMILVGLALSANVLLSRPDYFPQTYQLFPTWPTFDPVRMLWLFVAAMSFLLVPKFIAIFRAWLRPLARNSGGNVRLLASAMFEIVLSALIAPVQMLIQTRQIFEILRGRDSGWEAQVRAGQMPPWGVVLRRHAIHVVTGTATLLVLAFLAPWQLVWLSPILAGLILSPLTSRWSASPVFGRWARRQGLLVTPEERDPPEVLTAANALDFRVAGTLPREGLALLGRDPALRARVAALLPATSQAPASERLDAISAEAKIGHAASRQQALSFLNPAEKLALIENRALIEAFAKLPQ; encoded by the coding sequence GCCCGAGGCGCCGCTGGACATGCCCGAGCAGGATTTTCGCGCCCGGCCGCCGATGGGGCCGGACAGCGGCTGGCCCTCGATCGGCACCATCGCCGCGCGGCTGGTGGCCTTCGGCGGCGCGGCGGCGATCGGCTGGTTCGGCTGGAAGCAGATGGTGCTGGCTTTCGGCACCAGCATGACCTTCCTGCAATCGGTGCTGCTGGTGCTGTTCGCGCTGACCTTTAGCTGGGTCGGCTTTTCCTTCGCCTCGATGGTCTCGGGGCTGTTCGCGCGGCGGCTGCGCACCCCGACCGGGCCGAACGCCGCCCGCATCGCGGTGATCATGCCGGTCTACAACGAGGATGCCGCCACGACCACCGGCCTGCTGGCGGCGCTGGCGCGCGACCTCTATCGCGTCGGCCTGGGCGACCGGGCCGAGATCTTCGTGCTGTCCGACAGCCGCGAGCCGGGTGCCGTGCTTGAGGAAATGGCGGCGATCAGCCGGTTGCGCGACATTTCCCCGGTGCCGGTCTGGTATCGGCGCCGCCGCAGCAACAAGGGCCGCAAGGCCGGAAACGTCGCGGATTTCGTCACCCGCTGGGGCGGCCGCTACGAGCAGATGGTGGTGCTGGATGCCGACAGCGTGGTCGGCGCCGCGACCATCAAGGCGCTGTCGGCGCGGATGAATGCCGACCCGGCCATCGGGTTGATCCAGACCATGCCGATGCTGGTCGGCGGCCAGACCATCTTCGCCCGGCTGACGCAATTCGCCGGCCGCATCTACGGCCCCGCCATCGCCCGCGGCGTCGCCGCCTGGTCGGGCAACAGCGGCAATTTCTGGGGCCATAACGCGATGATCCGCGTCAGCGCCTTCGCGCAATGCTGCGGCCTGCCGGAGCTGTCGGGCAAGCCGCCCTTCGGCGGCACCGTCCTGAGCCACGACTTCGTCGAGGCCGCGCTGTTGCGCCGGGCCGGCTGGAAGGTGCGGCTGGACCACGATCTGCGCCAGAGCTTCGAGGGCTGCCCGCCGACGCTGCTGGACATGGCCGTGCGCGAGCGCCGCTGGGCGCAGGGCAACCTGCAGCACGCGCGGTTGATCTTCTCGCGCGGCTTCGCCTGGATCAGCCGGGTGCATTTCGTCATCGGCATCCTGGGCTTCCTGATGTCGCCGATCTGGCTGGCGATGATCCTGGTCGGGCTGGCGCTGTCGGCCAATGTGCTGCTGTCGCGGCCGGATTATTTCCCGCAGACCTACCAGCTGTTCCCGACCTGGCCGACCTTCGACCCGGTGCGGATGCTGTGGCTGTTCGTCGCAGCGATGTCCTTCCTGCTGGTGCCGAAATTCATCGCCATCTTCCGCGCCTGGCTGCGGCCGCTGGCGCGCAATTCCGGCGGCAACGTGCGGCTTCTGGCCTCGGCCATGTTCGAGATCGTGCTTTCGGCCCTGATCGCGCCGGTGCAGATGCTGATCCAGACCCGGCAGATCTTCGAGATCCTGCGCGGCCGCGATTCCGGCTGGGAGGCCCAGGTCCGCGCCGGCCAGATGCCGCCCTGGGGCGTGGTGCTGCGCCGCCATGCCATCCATGTCGTCACCGGCACGGCGACGCTTTTGGTGCTGGCCTTCCTGGCGCCCTGGCAGCTGGTCTGGCTGTCGCCGATCCTGGCCGGGCTGATCCTGTCGCCGCTGACCTCGCGCTGGTCGGCAAGCCCGGTCTTCGGCCGCTGGGCCCGCCGCCAGGGCCTGCTGGTCACCCCCGAGGAGCGCGACCCGCCCGAGGTGCTGACCGCCGCCAATGCGCTGGACTTCCGCGTCGCCGGCACCTTGCCGCGCGAAGGGCTGGCGCTGCTGGGCCGCGACCCGGCGCTGCGCGCCCGCGTCGCGGCGTTGCTGCCCGCAACCTCGCAGGCCCCGGCTTCCGAGCGGCTGGATGCCATCTCGGCCGAGGCCAAGATCGGCCACGCCGCCTCGCGCCAGCAGGCGCTGAGCTTCCTGAACCCGGCCGAGAAGCTGGCGCTGATCGAGAACCGGGCCCTGATCGAAGCCTTCGCGAAGCTGCCGCAATGA
- a CDS encoding OpgC domain-containing protein, with protein MKRIVALDMLRGYALVCIMLDHMPIGLLRNLTLTNFAVFDAAELFVLLSGFLVGMVWVKVEARQGRRTAQLRFLRRAAQVWLALIAGAILLALFSALLFKLHMNHTAVWFQYARWILEHPIGYVATVALMWMQPNLLDVLALYVLLIATVPLTVPFLLRMPWIALAVSVAIWWFAAPLNAMIPNQRPGPGLLFNPFGWQLLFFSGVAMGAFRDRLMPVLQRHGRLLTAVSAAVLLFSLTVVLSWKIGAPAKPLTDALRQITGGIDKWSLDFVRFAAILAASWIVAVPLARPFAWMAGTRPGEALAEIGRGGLFSFIVCVMLSIWGDALDMTVAKGGAAWFWLRLAIDLWLIVAFWAIAALWMRRESWLPQLRARLRLD; from the coding sequence ATGAAACGGATCGTCGCTCTGGACATGCTGCGCGGCTATGCGCTGGTCTGCATCATGCTGGACCACATGCCGATCGGCCTGTTGCGCAACCTGACGCTGACCAATTTCGCCGTCTTCGACGCGGCCGAGCTGTTCGTGCTGCTGTCGGGCTTCCTGGTCGGCATGGTCTGGGTCAAGGTCGAGGCGCGCCAGGGCCGCCGCACCGCGCAGTTGCGCTTCCTGCGCCGCGCGGCGCAGGTCTGGCTGGCGCTGATCGCGGGGGCGATCCTGCTGGCGCTGTTCTCGGCGCTGCTGTTCAAGCTGCACATGAATCACACCGCGGTCTGGTTCCAATATGCGCGCTGGATCCTCGAACATCCCATCGGCTATGTCGCCACCGTGGCGCTGATGTGGATGCAGCCGAACCTGCTGGACGTGCTGGCGCTTTACGTGCTGCTGATCGCCACCGTGCCGCTGACCGTGCCCTTCCTGCTGCGCATGCCCTGGATCGCCCTGGCGGTGTCGGTGGCGATCTGGTGGTTCGCCGCCCCGCTGAACGCAATGATCCCGAACCAGCGGCCCGGGCCGGGCCTGCTGTTCAACCCCTTCGGCTGGCAACTGCTGTTCTTCTCGGGCGTGGCGATGGGGGCGTTCCGCGACCGCCTGATGCCGGTCCTGCAGCGCCATGGCCGGCTGCTGACCGCGGTCTCGGCGGCGGTGCTGCTGTTCAGCCTGACCGTCGTGCTGAGCTGGAAGATCGGCGCGCCGGCCAAGCCCTTGACCGATGCCCTGCGCCAGATCACCGGCGGCATCGACAAGTGGTCGCTGGATTTCGTCCGCTTCGCCGCCATCCTGGCCGCCAGCTGGATCGTGGCGGTGCCGCTGGCCCGGCCCTTTGCCTGGATGGCGGGAACCCGGCCGGGCGAGGCGCTGGCCGAGATCGGCCGCGGCGGGCTTTTCTCGTTCATCGTCTGCGTGATGCTGTCGATCTGGGGCGATGCGCTGGACATGACGGTGGCCAAGGGCGGCGCGGCCTGGTTCTGGCTGCGGCTGGCCATCGACCTGTGGCTGATCGTGGCTTTCTGGGCGATTGCCGCGCTGTGGATGCGGCGCGAAAGCTGGTTGCCGCAGCTGCGCGCGCGACTTCGGTTGGATTGA
- a CDS encoding formate--tetrahydrofolate ligase, giving the protein MKSDIEIARAAQKQPIGRIAARLGLTEGDILPYGHDKAKISHACIRGLAERPQGRLVLVTAINPTPAGEGKTTTTVGLGDALNRIGKRATICIREASLGPNFGMKGGAAGGGYAQIVPMEEMNLHFTGDFHAITSAHNLLSAMIDNHIYWGNPLRIDPRRITWRRVMDMNDRVLRQMVIALGGPANGYPRETGFDITVASEVMAILCLASDLADLQERLGRIVVGHTIDRQPITARDLGADGAMTVLLRDALQPNLVQTLENNPAFVHGGPFANIAHGCNSVMATRTALALSDYVVTEAGFGADLGAEKFLDIKCRLAGLQPDATVLVATVRALKMNGGVARTDLGTENVAALRAGCANLGRHIENLRRYGLPVVVAINHFSSDTEAEVAALTEYCRAHGVQAVLCRHWAEGGAGAEDLARAVVALVEQGGNFTPLYPDDMPLRQKIETVCKRIYRAEEVEFLPHIIERLDEWQAAGHGHLPVCMAKTQYSFSADPTALGAPEGFTIPVREVRLSAGAGFVVAICGDIMTMPGLPRNPAALRIGLDGQGDVQGLF; this is encoded by the coding sequence ATGAAATCGGATATCGAGATCGCCCGAGCGGCGCAGAAACAGCCCATCGGCCGGATCGCCGCCCGCCTCGGTCTGACCGAGGGCGACATCCTGCCCTATGGACATGACAAGGCCAAGATCAGCCATGCCTGCATCCGCGGCCTGGCAGAGCGGCCGCAGGGCCGTCTGGTCCTGGTCACCGCCATCAACCCGACCCCGGCCGGCGAGGGCAAGACCACCACCACCGTCGGCCTGGGCGACGCGCTGAACCGCATCGGCAAGCGCGCCACCATCTGCATCCGCGAGGCCAGCCTGGGGCCGAATTTCGGCATGAAGGGCGGCGCTGCCGGCGGCGGCTATGCGCAGATCGTGCCGATGGAGGAGATGAACCTGCACTTCACCGGCGATTTCCACGCCATCACCAGCGCCCACAACCTGCTGTCGGCGATGATCGACAACCACATCTATTGGGGGAACCCGCTGCGCATCGACCCGCGCCGGATCACCTGGCGCCGGGTCATGGACATGAACGACCGGGTGCTGCGGCAGATGGTGATCGCGCTTGGCGGTCCGGCGAACGGCTATCCGCGCGAGACCGGCTTCGACATCACCGTCGCCTCCGAGGTGATGGCGATCCTGTGCCTGGCCTCGGACCTGGCCGATCTGCAGGAGCGTCTGGGCCGGATCGTCGTCGGCCACACCATCGACCGCCAGCCGATCACGGCGCGCGACCTGGGCGCGGACGGGGCGATGACGGTCCTGCTGCGCGATGCGCTGCAGCCCAATCTGGTGCAGACGCTGGAGAACAACCCGGCTTTCGTGCATGGCGGACCCTTCGCCAATATCGCCCATGGCTGCAATTCGGTCATGGCGACGCGCACGGCGCTGGCGCTGTCGGATTACGTCGTGACCGAGGCCGGTTTCGGCGCCGACCTGGGGGCCGAGAAATTCCTGGACATCAAGTGCCGCCTGGCCGGGCTGCAGCCCGACGCGACGGTGCTGGTCGCCACGGTCCGGGCGCTGAAGATGAATGGTGGCGTGGCGCGGACCGATTTGGGGACCGAGAATGTCGCGGCGCTGCGGGCCGGCTGCGCCAATCTGGGCCGCCATATCGAAAATCTGCGCCGCTACGGCCTGCCGGTGGTGGTGGCGATCAACCATTTCTCCAGCGATACCGAGGCCGAGGTGGCCGCGTTGACCGAATATTGCCGCGCGCACGGGGTTCAGGCGGTGCTGTGCCGGCACTGGGCCGAGGGCGGCGCCGGCGCCGAGGATCTGGCCCGCGCCGTGGTGGCGCTGGTCGAGCAGGGCGGGAATTTCACGCCGCTCTATCCCGACGACATGCCGCTGCGGCAGAAAATCGAGACGGTCTGCAAGCGCATCTACCGCGCCGAGGAGGTCGAATTCCTGCCGCATATCATCGAGCGGCTGGACGAATGGCAGGCCGCCGGCCACGGCCATCTGCCGGTCTGCATGGCCAAGACGCAATATTCCTTTTCCGCCGATCCGACGGCGCTTGGCGCACCCGAAGGCTTCACCATCCCGGTGCGCGAGGTGCGGCTTTCGGCCGGGGCCGGCTTCGTGGTGGCGATCTGCGGCGACATCATGACCATGCCGGGCCTGCCGCGCAACCCGGCGGCGCTGCGCATCGGGCTGGACGGCCAGGGCGACGTGCAGGGCCTGTTCTGA
- a CDS encoding nicotinate-nucleotide adenylyltransferase: protein MRAGFPIALPGMTVGLLGGSFDPAHDGHVQITEEALRRFGLDRVWWLVSPGNPLKAHGPAPLDQRIARAGRIMRHPRVAITGIEARLGTRMTRDTIATLQRLYPGVRFVWLMGADNLVQFDRWDRWRDIAARVPIGVIARPGWRMPARFSRAARMLWASRLPESRARELACARPPAWAMINLPLNKLSSTAIRARRRKGTT, encoded by the coding sequence ATGCGGGCGGGGTTTCCCATTGCGCTGCCGGGCATGACGGTCGGGCTTCTGGGCGGCTCCTTCGATCCCGCGCATGACGGCCATGTCCAGATTACCGAAGAGGCGCTGCGCCGCTTCGGCCTGGACCGGGTCTGGTGGCTGGTCAGCCCCGGAAACCCGCTGAAGGCGCATGGCCCGGCGCCGCTGGACCAGCGCATCGCCCGGGCCGGGCGGATCATGCGCCACCCGCGGGTCGCGATCACCGGCATCGAGGCGCGTCTGGGCACGCGCATGACCCGCGACACCATCGCGACGCTGCAGCGGCTTTATCCCGGCGTGCGCTTCGTCTGGCTGATGGGGGCGGACAATCTGGTGCAATTCGATCGCTGGGACCGCTGGCGCGACATCGCGGCGCGGGTGCCGATCGGGGTGATCGCGCGGCCGGGCTGGCGGATGCCGGCCCGCTTCTCGCGCGCGGCGCGGATGCTTTGGGCATCGCGCCTGCCCGAGTCGCGAGCCCGTGAACTCGCCTGCGCTAGGCCCCCGGCCTGGGCGATGATAAACCTGCCGCTGAACAAGCTGAGTTCGACCGCGATCCGGGCGCGGCGGCGGAAAGGAACGACATGA
- a CDS encoding D-alanyl-D-alanine carboxypeptidase, with product MNAVSRRGFIAGFGAGLGLLALAPRLASAQAVRAPVAAFDAETRIAEAGLGGAVAYALIDPATGTVLAERQADLPLAPASTLKSVTALYALDRLGAGHRFATRVFRAGNMLILAGGGDPVLDTDALDALAAATVAAEKGSGRGAPVSFAVWGGALPRIGRLDPAQDEHLPYNPSISGMVLNFNRVHLNWRRGEQGYRLSLQARGRKLSPRAYTASIAPVDRALPLFTYESGKRENWTIARRSLGKSGSRWLPVRRPELYAGDVFQTLCRARGLVLPNPEVIELLPDGQEIARQDSPPLDEIIRGMMEYSTNLTAEVIGLQASGAGDIGRSAAAMADWLRGQGIATGFAFHDHSGLSPENRVTARMMAQLAAGPGQARDLRGLMKTIPLRDAQGKRKPSDIAVEAKTGTLNFVSNLAGYAQREGGRELAFAILTGDEPRRAASQGQELPEGVMGWTKRSKRLQQALIEGWAGEHGAPALAAASSDMAGQP from the coding sequence ATGAATGCAGTCTCGCGGCGCGGTTTCATCGCAGGGTTCGGGGCCGGGCTGGGTTTGCTGGCGCTGGCGCCCCGCCTGGCATCCGCGCAGGCCGTGCGGGCGCCGGTGGCAGCCTTCGACGCCGAGACCCGCATCGCCGAGGCCGGGCTTGGCGGCGCGGTGGCCTATGCGCTGATCGACCCTGCGACCGGCACCGTCCTGGCCGAACGCCAGGCCGACCTGCCCCTGGCCCCGGCCAGCACGCTGAAATCGGTGACGGCGCTTTACGCGCTTGACCGGCTGGGCGCCGGGCATCGCTTCGCCACGCGGGTCTTCCGCGCCGGCAACATGCTGATCCTGGCCGGGGGCGGCGATCCGGTTCTGGACACCGACGCGCTGGACGCGCTTGCCGCCGCCACCGTCGCGGCCGAGAAGGGTTCGGGCCGCGGCGCGCCGGTCAGCTTCGCCGTCTGGGGCGGCGCCTTGCCGCGCATCGGCCGGCTGGATCCGGCGCAGGACGAGCATCTGCCCTACAACCCCTCGATCTCGGGCATGGTGCTGAACTTCAACCGCGTGCATCTGAACTGGCGGCGCGGCGAGCAGGGCTATCGGCTGTCCCTGCAGGCGCGGGGGCGCAAGCTGTCGCCGCGGGCCTATACCGCCTCGATCGCGCCGGTGGACCGGGCGCTGCCGCTGTTCACCTATGAGTCCGGCAAACGGGAGAACTGGACCATCGCCCGGCGCAGCCTCGGCAAGTCGGGCAGCCGCTGGCTGCCGGTGCGCCGCCCCGAGCTTTACGCGGGCGACGTGTTCCAGACGCTGTGCCGGGCGCGCGGGCTGGTTCTGCCCAATCCCGAGGTGATCGAGCTTCTGCCGGACGGGCAGGAGATCGCGCGCCAGGACAGCCCGCCGCTCGACGAGATCATCCGGGGCATGATGGAATATTCCACCAACCTGACCGCCGAGGTCATCGGCCTGCAGGCCAGCGGCGCCGGCGATATCGGCAGATCGGCGGCTGCCATGGCGGACTGGCTGCGCGGGCAGGGGATCGCCACCGGATTCGCCTTCCACGACCATTCGGGCCTGTCGCCCGAGAACCGGGTCACCGCGCGGATGATGGCGCAGCTGGCTGCCGGGCCGGGGCAGGCGCGGGACCTGCGCGGGCTGATGAAGACGATCCCGCTGCGGGACGCGCAGGGCAAGCGCAAGCCAAGCGACATCGCCGTCGAGGCCAAGACCGGCACGCTGAACTTCGTCTCGAACCTGGCCGGCTATGCGCAGCGCGAGGGCGGGCGGGAGTTGGCCTTTGCCATCCTGACCGGCGACGAGCCGCGCCGCGCCGCCAGCCAGGGGCAGGAACTGCCCGAAGGCGTCATGGGCTGGACCAAGCGCTCCAAACGCCTGCAGCAGGCGCTGATCGAGGGCTGGGCCGGCGAACACGGCGCGCCGGCGCTGGCCGCCGCCTCGTCCGATATGGCGGGCCAGCCCTAA
- a CDS encoding tellurite resistance TerB family protein, whose protein sequence is MPDNVPPFSPCDALVAVMVGVSASDQNPRTSELLAIERAVNHTPVFANYDIDRIRAVSQTVLSLFEEEDGLDALFGLVREALPEKLYDTAYVLACDVAASDGRLGEIEAEMLAEIRDQLEIERLHAAAIELAARARHRLL, encoded by the coding sequence ATGCCCGACAATGTTCCCCCGTTTTCGCCCTGCGACGCGCTGGTCGCGGTCATGGTGGGGGTCTCGGCCTCGGACCAGAATCCACGCACCTCGGAACTGCTGGCGATCGAGCGGGCGGTGAACCACACGCCGGTCTTCGCCAATTACGACATCGACCGCATCCGCGCCGTGTCGCAGACGGTGCTGAGCCTGTTCGAGGAAGAGGACGGGCTCGACGCCCTCTTCGGACTGGTGCGCGAGGCGCTGCCGGAAAAACTTTACGACACCGCCTATGTGCTGGCCTGCGACGTGGCGGCCTCGGACGGCAGGCTGGGCGAGATCGAGGCCGAGATGCTGGCCGAGATCCGCGACCAGCTCGAGATCGAGCGCCTGCACGCCGCGGCCATCGAACTGGCCGCCCGCGCCCGGCACCGGCTGCTTTAG
- a CDS encoding lysine--tRNA ligase has translation MTALRDAAMKSKAWPFEEARRVLKRYEKKDPEKGYVLFETGYGPSGLPHIGTFGEVARTTMIRRAFEMISDIPTRLFCFSDDMDGMRKVPDNVPQQEMLRQHLQEPLTTVPDPFGEYDSFGGHNNAMLCRFLDTFGFEYEFISATEFYKSGQFDATLLTAAERYDAIMQVMLASLREERQQTYSCFLPISPKTGKVLYVPIKHVDAKAGTVTFDDEDGQELTLPVTGGHVKLQWKPDFGARWAALDVDFEMYGKDHSTNTPIYDGICKILGGRPPEHFTYELFLDQHGQKISKSKGNGLSIDEWLTYAATESLSYFMFQKPKTAKRMHFDVIPKAVDEYHQQLRAYPDQTVEQQLANPVWHIHGGAVPASDMVVPFQMLLNLASVAGAKDKTGLWGFIRRYAPEASPETNPTLDAAAEFAVRYFNDFVAPTRVFRQPSEIERRALEDLAGRLAAWDQPADAEALQTMVFAIGREHGFEPMKDWFQALYQVLLGADQGPRFGGFIALYGVAETRALIERALAGELAAEPTA, from the coding sequence ATGACCGCCCTGCGCGACGCCGCGATGAAATCCAAGGCCTGGCCCTTTGAGGAGGCCCGCCGCGTGCTGAAACGCTATGAGAAGAAGGATCCCGAGAAGGGCTATGTGCTGTTCGAGACCGGCTACGGCCCCTCGGGCCTGCCGCATATCGGCACCTTCGGCGAGGTGGCGCGCACGACGATGATCCGCCGGGCGTTCGAGATGATCTCGGACATCCCGACGCGGCTGTTCTGCTTCTCGGACGACATGGACGGGATGCGCAAGGTTCCCGACAACGTGCCCCAGCAAGAGATGCTGCGCCAGCACCTGCAAGAGCCGCTGACCACGGTGCCGGACCCGTTCGGCGAATATGACAGCTTCGGCGGGCACAACAACGCCATGCTGTGCCGGTTCCTGGACACTTTCGGGTTCGAATACGAGTTCATCAGCGCGACCGAGTTCTACAAATCCGGCCAGTTCGACGCGACGCTGCTGACGGCGGCCGAAAGATATGACGCCATCATGCAGGTCATGCTGGCGTCCTTGCGCGAGGAGCGCCAGCAGACCTATAGCTGCTTCCTGCCGATCAGCCCCAAGACCGGCAAGGTGCTGTACGTGCCGATCAAGCATGTCGATGCCAAGGCCGGCACCGTCACCTTCGACGACGAGGACGGGCAGGAGCTGACCCTGCCGGTCACCGGCGGCCATGTGAAGCTGCAATGGAAACCGGATTTCGGCGCCCGCTGGGCGGCGCTGGACGTCGATTTCGAGATGTATGGCAAGGATCACTCGACCAACACCCCGATCTATGACGGCATCTGCAAGATCCTGGGCGGGCGGCCGCCCGAGCATTTCACCTATGAGCTGTTTCTGGACCAGCACGGGCAGAAGATCAGCAAGTCCAAGGGCAACGGCCTGTCCATCGACGAATGGCTGACCTATGCGGCGACCGAGAGCCTGAGCTATTTCATGTTCCAGAAGCCCAAGACGGCGAAGCGGATGCATTTCGACGTCATTCCCAAGGCGGTGGACGAATACCACCAGCAGCTGCGCGCCTATCCCGACCAGACGGTCGAGCAGCAGCTGGCCAACCCGGTCTGGCACATCCATGGCGGCGCGGTGCCGGCCTCGGACATGGTGGTGCCGTTCCAGATGCTGCTGAACCTCGCCTCGGTGGCGGGGGCCAAGGACAAGACCGGGCTTTGGGGCTTCATCCGCCGCTATGCGCCCGAGGCCAGCCCCGAGACCAATCCGACGCTGGACGCCGCGGCGGAATTCGCGGTGCGCTATTTCAACGATTTCGTGGCGCCGACGCGGGTGTTCCGCCAGCCTTCCGAGATCGAACGCCGGGCGCTGGAGGATCTGGCCGGGCGGCTGGCGGCCTGGGACCAGCCCGCCGATGCCGAGGCCTTGCAGACCATGGTCTTCGCCATCGGCCGCGAGCACGGGTTCGAGCCGATGAAGGATTGGTTCCAGGCGCTTTACCAGGTGCTGCTGGGCGCCGATCAGGGACCGCGCTTCGGCGGCTTCATCGCGCTTTACGGCGTGGCCGAAACCCGGGCGTTGATCGAGCGCGCGCTGGCCGGCGAGCTGGCGGCAGAACCAACCGCCTGA